GAATTCAGAAGAACCGTCTGTTCGCACGGAAAGGTCTAACAAATAGATATTATTATAGGTATAATTCAAGCTTGCCAACAAACCAAATAAACGGGTCCTGTTCTGACTAACGGTCGGTTTCTCCACAATCTCTTGTGCATAGTTAGGAGAATGCAACGTCCCGGAAGGAAAACCTCGATAATAAGCAGAAGTAGTCGATGTCTCCGTAGAAGTGGCATTGATACCAACATTCAAGTTAATATTGTGACCTCCTAAAGTACGGTTGTAAGCCAAAAAAGCATTCAAATCCCAGTCAAACCCGTCTCCCGTACTAGTTCTAAGTTCACCGGAACTACTATTAGTAGAACCTAACACCTTTGTATTACGCATTGACTTCGGGTCAATAAAGTCCTCTGTTTTTGTGTTTTTCTTGGTCAAACTGAATTGTCCCTTTATCTGTAAATAATTATTAACATACCAGTTGGCACTCAAATTATTTATCAACTCGTCTACCTGCGTTTTATTAAAACTTTGCAATCCAGCTTCATACAAAGGATTTTTCACCTCTGAATCCGATTCTCCATGCCACTTTTGAGTCGTTTTTAAATAATTCCCGTTCTCATCTTTATACATATCATACGGTTGCTTGGAAGTATAATCAGAGAAAGTTCCGTAAGGAGATTCCTTAGACCGTGTGATATTATAAGAGATATAATTTTTTACCTGCAAAGAACCGACCCGATAGTCTATGTAAAATCCAGCTCCCATTCGATCACGGAAAGATTCTTTCATCACACCGTCTTCGTTATTATAGAGCATATCCAAACCGAAACGAATATCATTGGTTCCTCCCTCTATATATAAACTATGTTTATGATTGAATGCCGTTTGTAAAGGTTTGGACAACCAATAAGTATCAACTCCGTGTACAATATTATTCAATTTGCCATTATACTCCACATCATACTTATTCTGAGCTGTTGGATTCTCTCCTTTATAAATACCTGCTGCCACCTCTGCCTCTAATTTCTCCCTCGCATTCATCAAATTGTAATCGGTCAGATCCGGAGCAGTTACCGTCCCGGTCATGCTGTAAGATACAGAAACTTTCCCCGGAACGGGAGCCACGGTCGTTATAACAACAACCCCATTAGCAGCCCGCGACCCGTACATGGCTGATGCTGCCGCATCTTTCAAGATGGTAATGCTTTCAATACGATTCGGGTCCATGTCATATAACTTTTCCACGCTAATCTCGAAACCGTCCATAATAAAAGTGGGTAAATTAGGATTGTTTTCCAATTCGGATTTTGAAAGATTATTCTTTCGATCCAAATCCTTCACTCCAATACCAGAACGCCCACGGATATATAATTCAGGTACATTATTCGGGTCCGATCCCCATTGATTATTTTGTTGAATACGAAAAGAAGGATCAAAGGTCTGTAATGCCTGTAGCACGTTTGTTTTAGACACTTTCAGCAAATCCTCTCTTTTAACGGTTACGGAATTTCCTGTAAAACTTTCTTTGTTAATATTGGCATATCCTGTCACGACAACTTCCTGCATTTCTTTCACGTCTTCTTTCATACGGATAGAAATTTCTTTCTCATCATTCTTGGGATCATTGGATAAACGGTATTCCTGAGAAACCATACCGACAAAAGAGAATACCAATATCGTACTATCCATCTTCGGGACCTCAAGCGAAAATTTCCCGTCAATATCCGTAACAACCCCTAACGTAGTTCCTTTGATAAGCACCGTTACCCCCGGAAGGGTTAATCCCTTCTCGTCCATCACCTTTCCTTTGATTTTCCGGAATGTTGCCTTCTGTTCCTCATCCTTTCCGTCTTTCTTCGAAATAACCAAAAAGTCCTCGACTAATTTACATTCCAAACCACTTCCTTTTAATGCCTCATTTAAAGCATCTTTGGCATTCACGTTATTCAAGCGAACGGTTACACGGGCCATGTTTTTTAACAACGTGTTATTATACACCACCACGTAACCGGACTGTACTTCCACTTCCTTTATGATGTCTTCGATCAAAGCATCTTTAAAGGAAATACTAACTTTTTCCTGTGCAACTCCCGTTTCAGCATGTAACTGAAACAGAGTTACAAAAACGATCAATAATTGTAATCGCATAATTTTCCAAAATTTGGACCATACTTTTCCCGTCCGGAAAAGTTTATCCTTTAAAAATTTTTTCATAGATTTGTGTAACTATTTGTTTAAAATTCTCTCTTGCAGGAGAGGGTTATTAAAGCGAAAAAAGGGGAAGAGGCCAATCTTCCTCTTTTTCATTTTTTACTTATCCATATCATACCATCTTTTTGTATTGAAAATTTTACTGATTGAGTATTTTCTAATAATCTGAGCATAAAATCTATCGGTCTGTTCCGTAAAGCTGCCCCCGAGAAACAAACATCTTGCAAGGATTCGTCCTCAAAACGAAATTCGACATCATACCAGCGCCCCAAAGCTCGCACAATTTCTGACAACGGGGTATTGTAGAAATGGAAAGTCCCATGTCTCCAAGAGGTGTAATATTTCAAATCGACCGGATTAATTGTCACCTCACCTGATTTCTTGTCATAAACCGCCCGTTCCCCAATATTCACCTTATTTACGGTATTGTTTGCCAACAGATTGATGCGTCCAGTTTCAAGTATTGCGCAACAGTTATACTCATCCGGATAACAGGATGCATTAAACGAGGTTCCAGTAACTTCAATGGTTGCCCCATCCATCACAACATTAAATTTCCGTTTTACATCTTTCTTCACTTCAAAATAAGCCTCGCCCTTCAAACGAACTTCCCGAACATCCAAACCGAAACATAACGGGTATTCCATTTCTGTCTCTGAATTTAACCAGACTTTCGTCCCATCAGACAGTATCAACATGTATTCCCCTCCCCGAGGAACCACGATTTTATTATAAACGACCTTTTCAACTTGCCTTATGCCTCGAGAAGGGTCATAATAATTCAAAGTATTGCTCGTTCCTCGCAATAAAATTTCCTGTTCGGCTAATCCATCTCGTAAAGTGGAATCGCCTAATTGTAAAAGATCGATTTCCTGACCGTCTGATAAATAAAGAGTGGCTTTCGACATACCCGGCTGAATCTGATGGGCTATTACCGGGGACTCCATAGTCTCATTAGGAGCCATAAAATAATAAGCTATGGCAACGAGTATCAAGGGCAGAAGAATTCCAGCAGCATAACGTAACCACACATACCGATGAATGGAACGAGGTTTTATCCGCCTCATCACCTTTTCCAAAGCATTTTGCTCGTTCAATACATCATATCCTTTTACAAGTTCTCCTGATTCTATAATCGAGCGAATCTGTTCAAAGACAAGCCTATTTTTTTCAGAGGCTTCTATCCATTCTTGTAAAGAAAGTTTTTCCTCTTCTGAACAGATGCCCTGGTAGTCTCGCCATATAATATCTTCTATGTCTTCCTTTATCATCATAACAGAAATCATCTTGCTATTACTATAGAGAAGACGAAAAAAAATGGAAATGGGTGAAAGAATTTACTCGGAAACAGCAAAAAAAGCAAGAAATAATTTGAAATCGTCCTTGTTTAGATTTTCACGCAAGATACGAATACTTCTAGATAGTTGTGTTTTCACCGTATTCAAAGAAATATGCATCTCGTCTGCAACATCCTTATATTTTCTGTTATTCACGCAGATTGCGGTAAACACATATCGGCATTTATCCGGAAGATTCTCTATTGCCTCCAATAATTTATCTATTTTGGAATCTTCCTCCGATTCTGCTTGAAAAAAATCTTCCAATTGGTCTGCTAAAGAGTTTACATCAACAGTATCGTATTTTTTTGCCCGGGCCAGATCAATACAGGCATTACGTACCATTCGGTACAAATAGGAACGCACGGAAATTCCTTCTGAATCTTCTTTAAATACATTCCAAAACTTAACAAATACCTCTTGCACGATATCCTCTGCCTCGGAAAAATCACCACAAAGCTTCGCCCCATACAAACATAGCGCTTTGTAATTTTTATTGAAAACATCAACAAACAATTTTTCCTTTATAGTCAAATCCGAAGACATCTATTTATACTTTATCTATATTCCATCTATCGGGGATAAAAGTATAAAATTATTCTATTTTTTCCGCCAAACAAGTAATTTTTAATTGTATACGTTTATTTCTCAACCACTAACATCATTAGAAAACAAAAGAAACGGCCCTGTCAAACAATAACAGGACCGCTCGGAATATATTCTTAGTAAAAAGACCTATACGTAATTAGTCACCCAAAGTAGCAACCATCACAGCCTTAATCGTGTGCATACGGTTTTCTGCCTCGTCGAACACGATAGAGTTCTCTGATTCAAACACTTCCTCGGTTACTTCCAATCCGTTCATTCCGAATTGTTTGTAAACGTCACGTCCTACTTGAGTTTCCAAGTTATGGTATGCCGGCAAGCAGTGCATGAATTTGCAGTTCTTGTTTCCAGTCAATTCCATAGCTCTCTTATTCACTTGGTACGGGGTCAACAATTTGATACGCTCTGCCCATACTTCTGCAGGCTCACCCATAGATACCCATACGTCAGTGTACAAGAAATCGCAACCTTTCACACCTTCTTCTACATTATCCGTGATGGTAACAATAGCACCGGTCTCTTCTGCAATAGCCTTACAAGTAGCAACCAATTCTGCATCCGGTTGCAATTCTTTCGGAGCAACGATGCGAACATCCATACCCATTTTAGCACCACCTACCATCAACGAGTTACCCATGTTGAAACGTGCATCGCCAAGATAAGCGAAAGTTACTTTGTTCAACGGTTTGTCGGTATGCTCCATCATGGTTAAGAAGTCTGCCAAAATCTGAGTCGGGTGGAATTCGTTAGTCAAACCGTTCCATACCGGAACACCAGCGTAACGAGCTAATTCCTCAACAATAGCCTGACCGAAACCGCGGTATTCAATACCATCGTACATACGTCCCAATACACGAGCCGTATCTGCCATAGATTCTTTTACCCCAATTTGAGATCCTGAAGGACCAAGATAAGTTACCTGGGCTCCTTGATCGTGAGCAGCTACCTCGAAAGCACAACGGGTACGAGTAGAAGTTTTCTCGAAAATCAAAGCGATGTTCTTACCTTTCAAACGAGGTTGCTCGGTTCCTGCATATTTTGCTTTCTTCAGATCAGCAGCCAGGTCCAACATGTATTTTATCTCCTTCGGACTAAAGTCCAACAACTTTAAAAAGTTTCTGTTTCTCAAATTAAAAGCCATAACTTTATTTATTTTAGATTTATGATTTTAGATTCCAAATTCAAGGACTCCATACCTTGTATTAAAATCAGGTCAAAATTACAATATCCAATCGAGAATAAAAAAACATTTTCAGTTTTCAATTCTCCATATTCAATTATCTTCTGTCGTCTTCGTATTCCATGGTGATCTTTGAACCGTATCTCCGATCTTCCAACTTGGTAGCCTCGGTGATCACTGATTTCTGACCGCCATCCTTAACAAAACGCAGACAAGCACGGATTTTAGGAGCCATACTACCTTCGGCAAAGGTTCCATCTTCCAAATATTTCATCGTGTCGGCATAGTCCAAAAATTCCAGTACTTGCTGGGTCGGTTTCTTGTAATCCTTATAAATATAAGGTACATCCGTCAAAATATAGAATTCATCCGCTTTTACACGGGTTCCAACCATAGCTGAAGCCAAATCCTTGTCAATTACCCCTTCGATCGGCTGAATATCACCTTTCTCATCAATATATACCGGAATACCACCCCCACCGGTCGTGATCACGATGTTTCCTTCACGAGCCAAACGCTCTACCAAATCAGCATTCATAAAATCTTTCGGATCCGGCGAAGGAACCACACGACGCCAACCACCTTCTACCTTGATCTCTTCTTTGAACACCCAACCTTTCTCTTGAGCTAATTTATCAGCCTCATCCTTCATGTAAATTTTTCCTACCCGTTTGGTCGGATTCTGTAAAGCCGGATCGTTCTTGTCAACAATCACCTGTGACACCATAGAGATCACGTTACGTTGCAACCCGTGTTCTTTCAAGATATTACGTAAATTGCGTTCAATCATGTACCCGATTTGTCCTTGCGTGAAAGCCACACAAACATCCAATGGCATAGCGGCATTGTCATATTTCTCCACACCGGCAGCGTTATCCATCAAAACGTTTCCAACCTGAGGACCGTTTCCATGAGAAATAATCAGATTATATCCTTCTTTTATTAAATATACCAAATTCTCCAAAGTGTCGATGGTATTGGCATTTTGCTCTTCAATAGTACCTTTTTGATTTCCTCTCAAAAGAGCATTACCTCCCAACGCGATAACTGCTAATTTTTTTTCCATTACTCGTATTTTATTTATTATTTTCTTTTCTATTCGAAAAATTCTGCGTCCACAAAGCTAGCGAAATTAGTTATACAAAAAATAGGTAAAATCCTTTTTTATCAAAACACAAAATACTGTAAATCAAATTACTGTATAAATATTCTCCCCATTTTTATAAATATGCAGCGTAAAAACCGGACTTTTGACCATCCGGAAAAAATTTATCATTTATTTCTCTTAACCGTCTCTTTTTTTGTACCTTTGCGATATGCAAAACGAAAACAAACCATCATCGAGAAATTTGTTCCAGCGATTTGCAAACAAATACACTTTCGTGGGGTTGCTATTTGTTATCTGGATCGCTCTGTTCGATAAATACAGTTTTATCGATCGGTTACAGTTGCGTTCAAAAATCAACCAATTGGAGAATGAACAAAAGTATTACCGGGAGAAGATAGAAGAGGACAAACGTAAGAAAGAGGAGTTGTTGGGAAACCGGGATAACTTGGAGAAGTTTGCTAGAGAGCAGTATTTAATGAAGAAAGAAAACGAGGATATTTTCATCATTGTAAAGGAATAATCGATTGGGAAGAATTATTGCTATTGATTACGGGAAAAAGAGAGTGGGCATAGCCGTTACCGATCCATGCCAAATTATTGCCAACAGTCTAACCACGGTCAGATCACATGAGGTATTGCAATTTTTGCAGGACTATTGCTTGAAAGAGAAAGTAGACTTGATTGTTGTGGGACATCCCAAGCAAATGGATAACACGGATTCGGAAAGCATGACCTATATCAAACCCTTTCTTACCGCTCTCGGTCGCAAGCTACCAGACATACCCATCGTTATGTATGACGAACGTTTCACTTCCGTACTGGCCCATAAAGCCATGATCGAAGGAGGGGCAAAAAAGAAACAACGTCAGGACAAAGCGATAATCGATGCTATTAGTGCCACGATTATATTGCAGTCGTATATGGAATCACAAAGAAATCTGAATATTTAAAAATGCTTTTACCTATTTACATTTATGGACATCCGGTTCTTCGGAAAGTTTCCGAAGACATCACCCCGGAATATGCGGGATTGAGTAAATTACTCGACGATATGTGGCAAACAATGTACGAATCAGACGGAGTCGGACTGGCTGCCCCGCAAATCGGAAAAAACATTCGTATTTTCGTGATCGACGGCTCCCCGTTCGAGGAACTGGATCCGGATTGCAAGGATTTTAAAAAAGTTTTTATCAACGCACATATCTTAGAGCGTTCGGGAGATGATGTACCTTTCAACGAAGGCTGTTTAAGTATCCCCGGAATTCACGAAGATGTTATGCGAAAAGACCGGATAAAAATTGCCTATCGGGATGAAAACTGGGTGGAACACGTGGAAGAATTCACGGGAACTCGTGCCCGCATTATCCAGCATGAGTACGATCATCTAGACGGGATTGTCTTCACGGATCACCTGTCTGCACTGAAAAAACGTTTACTCAAAGGAAAACTGAATAACATCAGTGCCGGAAAATTCAAACAAAGTTACAGGGTAGTATTACCCAAGTAAGTTTATAAAGTATAAAGTTTATAAGGTTCATAAAGTAACAGGTATCCTTCGGTTCCTGCTTAACGATACTCAAGCTACCGTAAAGGAAGTGCCCTGTGAGACGATAGACCTTATAAACTTTATAAACCTTATGAACCTTATAAACTATAATTAATTTACAACTAGTTTGCGCCCTATTTACTGGCATAGATTTCCTTTTCTCTTTCTCGTGATCCCGTTGATCTTGGGAATTACTGCCAGTCAATATTTATCAAGCTTTCCTTCGACGTTCATTTTAGGTGTCATTATTATATCTTTTTCCCTGCTTTTCATTATCCAGAAAGTTCGTTCCGGACTTCCGTTTGTACTACTCGCTTTTACCGGGCTTTTCTCCACGGGGATATATCTATCGGAAACCAAGACACCCCCGATCATTTCAGGCGAAACTTATCAATTAACAGGACGCTGCAATCAAATTCTTTCCCCCGGAAAGCTTGTCATTTCCTCACCTCATTTATGCACGTATTTACAAATTCCAGATTCCATGAAAGTCTCGGTTGGGGATTCCCTTTCCGGGCTGATAAGATTATACCCTTTACAAACCTCACATAATCGTCATGATTTCAATTACAACAACTACTTACAACACCAAGGCATACAGGCCAAAGGCTTTCCGGTTGGTGAAATCCATAAAACCGGACACTCGCAAGACCTTTATTCTGTGTGTCACATGATTCGAAATAACTTAGCAACTAAACTACAACAGGTCATCCCAGATAGCATGACGTACAAGCTATTAGCAGCTCTTTGTCTGGGATGTAGGCAAGAAATTACTCCCGATACGAAAGAACTATTCCAAAACACAGGAACAATTCACATCCTTGCTATATCGGGATTACATATAGGAGCCATATTCGCATTTTTCTTGGGTCTATTAAAGTTATTCCATTTTAAAAGTAAAAAATTCCACTTGATTCTGATCCCGCTAATATGGCTTGTTGCTTGCATTACCGGCCTCTCCCCTTCTGCTTGTAGAGCAGCAACCATCCTAAGCTTTATTACCATTGGAGAGGCATTCAGGCAAGAAACAATTCCTTTGAATGCCATTGCCGCTGCTGCCTTTTTTTCACTTCTTATCAATCCGGAATTACTCTATTCTGTCAGTTTTCAAATGTCATACGCAGCCTACACCGGAATCATTTTAATTTACCCGTTGATGCAAATTAAAAAGATGCACAAGTTCCTTCGCCCATTATACACGCTACTTTGCATCAGTTTTTCTGCACAGATCATGACACTACCCATCATGGCTTACTATTTCCATTCCATCAGTTTGAACAGTATCTTCATAAACCTTATCGCAG
The window above is part of the Butyricimonas paravirosa genome. Proteins encoded here:
- a CDS encoding SusC/RagA family TonB-linked outer membrane protein, whose product is MKKFLKDKLFRTGKVWSKFWKIMRLQLLIVFVTLFQLHAETGVAQEKVSISFKDALIEDIIKEVEVQSGYVVVYNNTLLKNMARVTVRLNNVNAKDALNEALKGSGLECKLVEDFLVISKKDGKDEEQKATFRKIKGKVMDEKGLTLPGVTVLIKGTTLGVVTDIDGKFSLEVPKMDSTILVFSFVGMVSQEYRLSNDPKNDEKEISIRMKEDVKEMQEVVVTGYANINKESFTGNSVTVKREDLLKVSKTNVLQALQTFDPSFRIQQNNQWGSDPNNVPELYIRGRSGIGVKDLDRKNNLSKSELENNPNLPTFIMDGFEISVEKLYDMDPNRIESITILKDAAASAMYGSRAANGVVVITTVAPVPGKVSVSYSMTGTVTAPDLTDYNLMNAREKLEAEVAAGIYKGENPTAQNKYDVEYNGKLNNIVHGVDTYWLSKPLQTAFNHKHSLYIEGGTNDIRFGLDMLYNNEDGVMKESFRDRMGAGFYIDYRVGSLQVKNYISYNITRSKESPYGTFSDYTSKQPYDMYKDENGNYLKTTQKWHGESDSEVKNPLYEAGLQSFNKTQVDELINNLSANWYVNNYLQIKGQFSLTKKNTKTEDFIDPKSMRNTKVLGSTNSSSGELRTSTGDGFDWDLNAFLAYNRTLGGHNINLNVGINATSTETSTTSAYYRGFPSGTLHSPNYAQEIVEKPTVSQNRTRLFGLLASLNYTYNNIYLLDLSVRTDGSSEFGSDKRFAPFWSGGLGINLHNYEFMKKFGYVDMLKIRGSYGITGKVNFPPYAAQTIYQILSDEWYKTGFGASLMALGNKDLAWEKTKELDLGIDIQLFNGAFQLEFSYYRKKTVDLINDVTIESAAGFTTYMDNLGEIMNKGYEIQFKSDLFRNNDWYVSVFANLAHNKNEILKVSESLKAYNDAVDKDFAESNAFDGSTSKPITKYTEGGSLTSIYAMRSLGIDPATGQEILVNRDGSVTYTWNSSEQVVVGNTEPKAQGTFGFNVNYKNFTLYTTFMYEFGGQQYNQTLVDKVENANLYSSNIDKRVFTSRWKNPGDKAKYKALETGRGSIETTNPTERFVQDYNVVTLNSITLGYDFDQELIKKAHLGMLRLEIGANDLLRISSVKAERGLSYPFARSVNFSIKATF
- a CDS encoding FecR family protein codes for the protein MMIKEDIEDIIWRDYQGICSEEEKLSLQEWIEASEKNRLVFEQIRSIIESGELVKGYDVLNEQNALEKVMRRIKPRSIHRYVWLRYAAGILLPLILVAIAYYFMAPNETMESPVIAHQIQPGMSKATLYLSDGQEIDLLQLGDSTLRDGLAEQEILLRGTSNTLNYYDPSRGIRQVEKVVYNKIVVPRGGEYMLILSDGTKVWLNSETEMEYPLCFGLDVREVRLKGEAYFEVKKDVKRKFNVVMDGATIEVTGTSFNASCYPDEYNCCAILETGRINLLANNTVNKVNIGERAVYDKKSGEVTINPVDLKYYTSWRHGTFHFYNTPLSEIVRALGRWYDVEFRFEDESLQDVCFSGAALRNRPIDFMLRLLENTQSVKFSIQKDGMIWISKK
- a CDS encoding RNA polymerase sigma factor, with amino-acid sequence MSSDLTIKEKLFVDVFNKNYKALCLYGAKLCGDFSEAEDIVQEVFVKFWNVFKEDSEGISVRSYLYRMVRNACIDLARAKKYDTVDVNSLADQLEDFFQAESEEDSKIDKLLEAIENLPDKCRYVFTAICVNNRKYKDVADEMHISLNTVKTQLSRSIRILRENLNKDDFKLFLAFFAVSE
- a CDS encoding ornithine carbamoyltransferase, producing MAFNLRNRNFLKLLDFSPKEIKYMLDLAADLKKAKYAGTEQPRLKGKNIALIFEKTSTRTRCAFEVAAHDQGAQVTYLGPSGSQIGVKESMADTARVLGRMYDGIEYRGFGQAIVEELARYAGVPVWNGLTNEFHPTQILADFLTMMEHTDKPLNKVTFAYLGDARFNMGNSLMVGGAKMGMDVRIVAPKELQPDAELVATCKAIAEETGAIVTITDNVEEGVKGCDFLYTDVWVSMGEPAEVWAERIKLLTPYQVNKRAMELTGNKNCKFMHCLPAYHNLETQVGRDVYKQFGMNGLEVTEEVFESENSIVFDEAENRMHTIKAVMVATLGD
- a CDS encoding carbamate kinase — protein: MEKKLAVIALGGNALLRGNQKGTIEEQNANTIDTLENLVYLIKEGYNLIISHGNGPQVGNVLMDNAAGVEKYDNAAMPLDVCVAFTQGQIGYMIERNLRNILKEHGLQRNVISMVSQVIVDKNDPALQNPTKRVGKIYMKDEADKLAQEKGWVFKEEIKVEGGWRRVVPSPDPKDFMNADLVERLAREGNIVITTGGGGIPVYIDEKGDIQPIEGVIDKDLASAMVGTRVKADEFYILTDVPYIYKDYKKPTQQVLEFLDYADTMKYLEDGTFAEGSMAPKIRACLRFVKDGGQKSVITEATKLEDRRYGSKITMEYEDDRR
- a CDS encoding FtsB family cell division protein, whose protein sequence is MQNENKPSSRNLFQRFANKYTFVGLLFVIWIALFDKYSFIDRLQLRSKINQLENEQKYYREKIEEDKRKKEELLGNRDNLEKFAREQYLMKKENEDIFIIVKE
- the ruvX gene encoding Holliday junction resolvase RuvX; translated protein: MGRIIAIDYGKKRVGIAVTDPCQIIANSLTTVRSHEVLQFLQDYCLKEKVDLIVVGHPKQMDNTDSESMTYIKPFLTALGRKLPDIPIVMYDERFTSVLAHKAMIEGGAKKKQRQDKAIIDAISATIILQSYMESQRNLNI
- the def gene encoding peptide deformylase is translated as MLLPIYIYGHPVLRKVSEDITPEYAGLSKLLDDMWQTMYESDGVGLAAPQIGKNIRIFVIDGSPFEELDPDCKDFKKVFINAHILERSGDDVPFNEGCLSIPGIHEDVMRKDRIKIAYRDENWVEHVEEFTGTRARIIQHEYDHLDGIVFTDHLSALKKRLLKGKLNNISAGKFKQSYRVVLPK
- a CDS encoding ComEC/Rec2 family competence protein, giving the protein MRPIYWHRFPFLFLVIPLILGITASQYLSSFPSTFILGVIIISFSLLFIIQKVRSGLPFVLLAFTGLFSTGIYLSETKTPPIISGETYQLTGRCNQILSPGKLVISSPHLCTYLQIPDSMKVSVGDSLSGLIRLYPLQTSHNRHDFNYNNYLQHQGIQAKGFPVGEIHKTGHSQDLYSVCHMIRNNLATKLQQVIPDSMTYKLLAALCLGCRQEITPDTKELFQNTGTIHILAISGLHIGAIFAFFLGLLKLFHFKSKKFHLILIPLIWLVACITGLSPSACRAATILSFITIGEAFRQETIPLNAIAAAAFFSLLINPELLYSVSFQMSYAAYTGIILIYPLMQIKKMHKFLRPLYTLLCISFSAQIMTLPIMAYYFHSISLNSIFINLIAVPAASFLLYGGIILLALPEFISFYLSYIIIGLTHLFIFSLQLFSRIVINLPDLYPTATHVILFYLIIVLVIIYLITRKRHVLRFICCSMSILLVFHGCFTYYIQNHQEIVIRNLYKQSAILLNYKGYYTYLKTTSPNDGLSTYITANHLQALPTHEAFVGQQIKFIQNHLSSSQCSISIIDHTNPTFSHEDIVIITENIYPPNFLEFHPQQIIMDNSNTSHCTKAWQKFCFKNQIPFFKTSEVGTIILKI